A region of Chelonoidis abingdonii isolate Lonesome George chromosome 8, CheloAbing_2.0, whole genome shotgun sequence DNA encodes the following proteins:
- the LOC116819795 gene encoding ubiquitin carboxyl-terminal hydrolase 12-like isoform X1, translating to MEILMTVRRLASICTMGANASALEKEIGPEQFPVNEHYFGLVNFGNTCYCNSVLQALYFCRPFREKVLAYKVQPRKKESLLTCLSDLFNSIATQKKKVGVIPPKKFISRLRKENELFDNYMQQDAHEFLNYLLNTIADLLQEEKKQEKQNGKLQNGSIESEEGDKTDLTWVHEIFQGTLTNETRCLNCEAVSSKDEDFLDLSVDVEQNTSITHCLRGFSNTETLCSEYKYYCEQCRSKQEAQKRMRVKKLPMILALHLKRFKYMDQLHRYTKLSYRVVFPLELRLFNTSGDATNPDRMYDLVAVVVHCGSGPNRGHYITIVKSHGFWLLFDDDIVEKIDAQAIEEFYGLTSDISKNSESGYILFYQSRD from the exons ggcgcCAATGCCTCTGCTTTGGAGAAAGAGATTGGTCCTGAACAGTTTCCTGTGAATGAACATTATTTTGGCTTGGTCAAT TTTGGCAATACCTGCTACTGCAACTCAGTTCTACAGGCACTTTATTTTTGTCGCCCGTTTCGGGAAAAAGTTTTGGCATACAAGGTCCAGCCCCGGAAGAAGGAAAGCCTCCTTACGTGCCTCTCCGATCTCTTTAACAGCATTGCCACACAAAAGAAGAAGGTGGGGGTCATCCCACCTAAGAAATTTATTTCCCGGTTGAGGAAAGAAAATG AGTTATTTGATAATTATATGCAGCAAGATGCACATGAATTCCTAAACTATCTACTAAACACTATTGCTGACTTACTacaagaagagaaaaaacaggaGAAACAGAATGGCAAACTCCAGAATGGCAGCATTGAGAGTGAGGAAGGAGACAAAACTGATCTGACATGGGTCCATGAAATCTTCCAGGGAACACTAACCAACGAAACCAGATGTCTTAACTGTGAAGCT gttagTAGCAAAGATGAGGACTTCCTGGACCTATCGGTTGATGTGGAACAAAATACATCAATTACGCATTGCCTAAG GGGGTTCAGTAATACTGAGACTTTATGCAGTGAATATAAATACTACTGTGAGCAGTGTCGCAGTAAACAGGAAGCACAGAAGAG AATGAGAGTGAAGAAGTTGCCCATGATTCTAGCTCTGCACTTAAAAAGGTTCAAATACATGGACCAGCTGCATCGATACACCAAACTCTCCTACCGTGTAGTCTTTCCCTTGGAGCTTCGGCTCTTCAATACTTCAGGAGATGCTACAAACCCTGACAGAATGTATGACCTTGTGGCTGTAGTTGTTCACTGCGGCAG CGGTCCAAACCGTGGACATTATATCACCATAGTGAAGAGCCATGGCTTTTGGCTGCTGTTTGATGACGACATTGTAGAG AAAATTGATGCCCAGGCCATTGAAGAATTCTATGGGTTAACATCAGACATTTCCAAAAACTCAGAATCTGGATATATCCTCTTCTACCAGTCCAGAGACTAA
- the LOC116819795 gene encoding ubiquitin carboxyl-terminal hydrolase 12-like isoform X3 — protein sequence MEILMTVRRLASICTMGANASALEKEIGPEQFPVNEHYFGLVNFGNTCYCNSVLQALYFCRPFREKVLAYKVQPRKKESLLTCLSDLFNSIATQKKKVGVIPPKKFISRLRKENELFDNYMQQDAHEFLNYLLNTIADLLQEEKKQEKQNGKLQNGSIESEEGDKTDLTWVHEIFQGTLTNETRCLNCEAVSSKDEDFLDLSVDVEQNTSITHCLRGFSNTETLCSEYKYYCEQCRSKQEAQKRMRVKKLPMILALHLKRFKYMDQLHRYTKLSYRVVFPLELRLFNTSGDATNPDRMYDLVAVVVHCGSGPNRGHYITIVKSHGFWLLFDDDIVEAGQNS from the exons ggcgcCAATGCCTCTGCTTTGGAGAAAGAGATTGGTCCTGAACAGTTTCCTGTGAATGAACATTATTTTGGCTTGGTCAAT TTTGGCAATACCTGCTACTGCAACTCAGTTCTACAGGCACTTTATTTTTGTCGCCCGTTTCGGGAAAAAGTTTTGGCATACAAGGTCCAGCCCCGGAAGAAGGAAAGCCTCCTTACGTGCCTCTCCGATCTCTTTAACAGCATTGCCACACAAAAGAAGAAGGTGGGGGTCATCCCACCTAAGAAATTTATTTCCCGGTTGAGGAAAGAAAATG AGTTATTTGATAATTATATGCAGCAAGATGCACATGAATTCCTAAACTATCTACTAAACACTATTGCTGACTTACTacaagaagagaaaaaacaggaGAAACAGAATGGCAAACTCCAGAATGGCAGCATTGAGAGTGAGGAAGGAGACAAAACTGATCTGACATGGGTCCATGAAATCTTCCAGGGAACACTAACCAACGAAACCAGATGTCTTAACTGTGAAGCT gttagTAGCAAAGATGAGGACTTCCTGGACCTATCGGTTGATGTGGAACAAAATACATCAATTACGCATTGCCTAAG GGGGTTCAGTAATACTGAGACTTTATGCAGTGAATATAAATACTACTGTGAGCAGTGTCGCAGTAAACAGGAAGCACAGAAGAG AATGAGAGTGAAGAAGTTGCCCATGATTCTAGCTCTGCACTTAAAAAGGTTCAAATACATGGACCAGCTGCATCGATACACCAAACTCTCCTACCGTGTAGTCTTTCCCTTGGAGCTTCGGCTCTTCAATACTTCAGGAGATGCTACAAACCCTGACAGAATGTATGACCTTGTGGCTGTAGTTGTTCACTGCGGCAG CGGTCCAAACCGTGGACATTATATCACCATAGTGAAGAGCCATGGCTTTTGGCTGCTGTTTGATGACGACATTGTAGAG GCTGGACAAAACTCTTGA
- the LOC116819795 gene encoding ubiquitin carboxyl-terminal hydrolase 12-like isoform X2 yields MEILMTVRRLASICTMFGNTCYCNSVLQALYFCRPFREKVLAYKVQPRKKESLLTCLSDLFNSIATQKKKVGVIPPKKFISRLRKENELFDNYMQQDAHEFLNYLLNTIADLLQEEKKQEKQNGKLQNGSIESEEGDKTDLTWVHEIFQGTLTNETRCLNCEAVSSKDEDFLDLSVDVEQNTSITHCLRGFSNTETLCSEYKYYCEQCRSKQEAQKRMRVKKLPMILALHLKRFKYMDQLHRYTKLSYRVVFPLELRLFNTSGDATNPDRMYDLVAVVVHCGSGPNRGHYITIVKSHGFWLLFDDDIVEKIDAQAIEEFYGLTSDISKNSESGYILFYQSRD; encoded by the exons TTTGGCAATACCTGCTACTGCAACTCAGTTCTACAGGCACTTTATTTTTGTCGCCCGTTTCGGGAAAAAGTTTTGGCATACAAGGTCCAGCCCCGGAAGAAGGAAAGCCTCCTTACGTGCCTCTCCGATCTCTTTAACAGCATTGCCACACAAAAGAAGAAGGTGGGGGTCATCCCACCTAAGAAATTTATTTCCCGGTTGAGGAAAGAAAATG AGTTATTTGATAATTATATGCAGCAAGATGCACATGAATTCCTAAACTATCTACTAAACACTATTGCTGACTTACTacaagaagagaaaaaacaggaGAAACAGAATGGCAAACTCCAGAATGGCAGCATTGAGAGTGAGGAAGGAGACAAAACTGATCTGACATGGGTCCATGAAATCTTCCAGGGAACACTAACCAACGAAACCAGATGTCTTAACTGTGAAGCT gttagTAGCAAAGATGAGGACTTCCTGGACCTATCGGTTGATGTGGAACAAAATACATCAATTACGCATTGCCTAAG GGGGTTCAGTAATACTGAGACTTTATGCAGTGAATATAAATACTACTGTGAGCAGTGTCGCAGTAAACAGGAAGCACAGAAGAG AATGAGAGTGAAGAAGTTGCCCATGATTCTAGCTCTGCACTTAAAAAGGTTCAAATACATGGACCAGCTGCATCGATACACCAAACTCTCCTACCGTGTAGTCTTTCCCTTGGAGCTTCGGCTCTTCAATACTTCAGGAGATGCTACAAACCCTGACAGAATGTATGACCTTGTGGCTGTAGTTGTTCACTGCGGCAG CGGTCCAAACCGTGGACATTATATCACCATAGTGAAGAGCCATGGCTTTTGGCTGCTGTTTGATGACGACATTGTAGAG AAAATTGATGCCCAGGCCATTGAAGAATTCTATGGGTTAACATCAGACATTTCCAAAAACTCAGAATCTGGATATATCCTCTTCTACCAGTCCAGAGACTAA